Part of the Ictalurus furcatus strain D&B chromosome 10, Billie_1.0, whole genome shotgun sequence genome, CTGCCCAGGACCTGGACACCAACAGAGAGACATTTTACCAAGAAGAATGGTCAAAAATATCAGGGTCCAGATGTGTAAAGCTGTTAGAGATATCCTATAAGGTGTAATTGCAGCAATAGGAGGTTCTATCAAGTATTGACACAGGGGGTGAATACCTGCAAGCAACACCTGTTTGCTTTTTAcggtaaaaaaaagaaagaaagaaaaaaagaagaggtaaatacttatgcaaggcactgtacatAGGTATGTGCAATGGGacatgctcttataggaaaatcataAAAGATTAAGTGGTATATACACAGCAATTTGGCAAAtctaattatattttaatcattaaggaaaaacacactgtatattatgtgtaatgttgtggaattttTGCAAActaaattagttcctgttatcattttcaCAAGTTTTAGAAGCgataaacagttgtttcctcaccagTCACTTTTTGTTccctctcttgaaattaataagacaaaaaaagcgGAATCATAAAAATGTCAGAGACTGAATTTTTAAAAGCAATAATGTAGAGTACCTTctctctcagctccagagctcttTTACAAAGCGGCTCAGCCTCTATGTACTTCCCCATCTTCCCATGCAGCACTGCAAGGTTATTCAGCGTAGCAGCCACCTGCAGGtgacacaacacacaaaacTTAAAATAATGTTCCACCACTGTGTGGAAAATAGTGAGAGCTCACTGTCAGGTTGACTAATGCGACTAATGAAGCCTGACCAAGGTATGGTGTTGTCATCAGTGAAACTATTCAAGTTCCCTTTCTCTTTTTATACTGTCTAGTTctctgagtgtgtatgtgtgctggAACTCACCGAGGGATGCTCCTCACCCAGAGTCCTCTCTCTGATAGTCACAGCATCATACAGGAGACGGGACGCTTCTTTAAAATTACTCTGCTCCCTGTAATACAAAGAGGACAGAAGCAACTCAAATTAGCTTAACTGTGTCAGTTAAGCTATATTGTATAAGGTAATAATCTGTAAAGGGACCAATGCAGCCTCATTTTATCATTTGAAACTATGTCCTTGCttaacatttgacatttttactaAAAGGTAACAATACTGAAAATGATTGCGTGCTGAACGCACATTTTTGAATGTGAACATTGTTATTCAAGTGATTTTAGAACTGCAACATGAGCCTTTATTGTTAATGACAATTTTGCActgatgaatttatttattaaccctcctattatgctGGAAAAAAGGTACacccattatgttatgggtcaaaatgacttccacagtttaaatacacacaaaaacagcaaagaacagcttaaaacagtaaacctttattacaGCTTGTCTGAGACAAgctataataagaaatatttgcatataagttcatgaccctaaatgaaaaaagtaaaaaaaaattcaaagagaaagagagattaaccagtatttcagacatctcaaatgtggaaatggctCAAATTGACCCAGAagataataggagggttaataGGTATTTGTTCCTGTAATCACCTTTATGTAACTACAGACTACAGAGATGTATGAGTGGAATGAtaccatatccatccatccatccatcttctataccgcttatcctttcttcagggtaTACCatatcatatttatataatgttaaaaatataatatttatgcatattaataATCCTCTGTAAAACAAACAGCTCCAGATGTAAGAAGGACATATCTCAAAGTATATAACAGATATTATGGTCAGGACATTTTTAACCTAAAAATAATAAGGAGaaataaaagtgtttaaaaaaaatccctagcTTGTAAAAATTAAGTGGAAAAACTAAAATGGTGAAATGAAACTACAAGGTGATGTAACGTTTTACCCACCTctttgcatacacacacacacacacacacacacacacacacgtttgtcttatTATCCTTGTGAGATCCATCCATTGACTTATTAATCCAGCTAATTAATTCTATGCCTACACCTCaatctaaccctaactttaaccACAGTAATCAAAAAGAAACCTTTTGgatgttttttaaagcaataaaagctgcagtttaaaAAAGCAGGTTTCCTTGCAAGGACCCAACAAGGTCAAAAACTGTAAGATATTCCTATACTTGTGGGAACATTTGGTGCCCAATACACTACAACTGAtttgccataaaatgtaaacagaagtCTGGGTTAATAGGACATTCATTGTTAATGAACACACAAGAACCTGAGAGTTCATAATACGTGCTCATGATACATTTGCATAGTAACTGTCTACATGACTGTTTAAATGAGGACTGGCCTGTATACAAGAGCGAGGATGTTGAGCATGGTAGCTACGTCGGGGTGATCATGGCCCAGAGTCCTCTCCAGGTCCTCTAGAGCCTGTTTACAGAGTGGCACTGCCACTTCATAGCGGCCTTGGTTGGCGTACTGTATCACCAGGTTATGGAGGGTTTTGAGGCGGGCAGGGACCTCATAGCCCCCCTGCTGGGCCGCTGCCACTGCCGCACTGCTCACTCGCCCTGATGGTGTACACAGAATAAATTCATAATTCCAATGAGACACACTTCCTGCTTCAGAAATGAAGCTGAGAATCGCATTTTTATTCACTTCAAAGACatcaaaaatgttcatttataGCGAAAGGCAAGATGATAGAAAATTCTTACTTCCTGGTTGATTCGCTTCTTCATCATTGGGGAACAACTCATCCATAACGTCTTTTGATGTCTCCTCTTTTTCCATGTCCTGCAAAAATCCCATTTATAACAACCTCATTATGACTCTGATTATATCACCACTACTATCTCTGCTGTTCCTTTCTATTAATGATATCCAAAAACTctattaaaaaacttttttgtggaatttaaaATAACAATGCAATTAAGTTAATTTAATATTGCCATCAAATGCCATtccatgtttgtattttttttttttaatgtatatagGTCAAAACATGAATTTCAGTATGATATTGTGGTTATATCAAACTCTCTAACAGATCCAAGCTCAAGCCAATATccagaaagaagaaatgtctAGGGTCTAAATTTTGAAAGCCAATGTTAACTGTGTGCATAACAACATCAAGAATTTATGAACACTTTTACCTTGTAAAGGTTTGCTATAAAAAGTTGGGAAAACGGTGTTTAAGTCATACAAGGATTTGGTTCTCTATAAAACACACAGgcttatttattacttataaatacttataaaaTCCTAGGACAAAATATCTCCAACCAGCACGCTATCCTCCATCCTGGTTTTTCACTTGACCTTCTGAGCTCTGGCCTGACTGCCTTGTGgcatatatttacatgtaatataTGCAGTGattgagaaaaaaacagaaacacttAGACTGAACACACCTAACTGATTCACTGAGAGAGgaagtgaaaaacaaagcaGGAGTGAAAAAGTAATAGGAgaggaaatgtgttttttataaTAGGTATAATTGTTTCAAGACAACTATTATATTTAGCAGATGCTCAGCTGATACAAGAAGGTTATGTGAAGGTGCACTGTACACTTGATGCtaacataacaacaacaaaacaacaacaaaaatcatttCAACTGTACTAGCAGAAATTAGTATTACTGCAGTGACAAAAGCTTTAAGATTTGCTGCGTAATGACTTATCCCACACAACCCAAAGTATAATAGATTCGCCCCCATTTTTAACAGTTGCCAAGGTGTTCTTTTCATCAACTACTGCTCCTTGTTAtctccaaacatacctttgGAGATGGTGGCCAAAGAATACATCATAAGTCCACAGCACTTGTTTACAAAATGCCTCTGACTTTTCAAGATATAGATTTGCATATTTTAGATGTTCATTTTTGTGATGAGCTCGCACGTAAGGTTTTTGTGTGGTTAGTGCTTAAACTTCCAAAGCTTCAGTTAAAAAATGAACATAGGATGTAGACTATAGTACGATGTAGCAAAAagtaaaaacatgaaaacatgcaGTTTTATCAAAAatcataccaaaaaaaaaacccagacttTGTTTATCCAACTATCCTCTTATACTTTCTGACTTTAAAGCATATAGTATTATTGATTAATAGAACCTGCCTGCTTAAAAGTTTTAAACACACTATGTCTTACAGTATATTGCACTATGGTTGCTGCCGTATTTAAAACATCATATTTTCCACTTGCTCTTGAACACAGCATTATGTCAGGGCTGTAGTAAATAGTGAACTACAACCTTCAATTACAGTAATGCTTATTGTCTTGAAAATActttaatatgaaatgaataGATCGTGTGTTCATTTTCCTGTTGGCCTTTCTGTctaaacacagtaaaaaaaaaaaaggtagagcACTGTGtaggagagagtgtgtatgttctACCTCCAGCAAGACTTCCGGGTCGTACTTCTTGAGCTGGTTCATGAACTCCAGGtgcttcttctcctcctctaacTGGACTAAGCTCTGCTCATACTTCTGCAGTTTCTGCTGCACATTGCTCAGTTCCTCCCACAGCCACTTGTTCTCCTGATCAAGCCGACGCACCTGAGCTCGCAGCTTCTGTTTCTCTGCTTCCACTGCACTCAGGTGGACAGCCAGAGCCGTCATCACCTGCAGGGGTAACACACGGCAACCATTCAGAGGTGTTTCTGCACAACACAGAGACGTCTGTTAATGTATCCCTCaatacataaaacatcattTCATCTCATCTCCACTAAGAGTAAAAATCCAGCAAACTTTTCTTGCTATTTCATTGAACTTTTTTACACCCttgtcctgttttttttatgtctttgtttttatctgGATCCAAACCTGCTTTAATTGCTTCACTTCTTTCCTCACCTGTGCCTCCTCCAGGCCTAGCTCGATCATCTCCACAGACTTGTGCAGCAGCGAGGATTTCTCATGCACCAGGCCAGCCTCCTCGTCTTTGTTCAAGCACTTGATGGTCTCCATCAGACTGTGCAGCATAACGTTGTGGTCGCTCTTCAGTGCCTCTAGGCCCTGGATCACCATCTTGGTTTTGGAGATGATCTGCTCCTGCGTCAGTCTCTCGAGCTTCTCTTCACAGCAGAACACCATGGTGGACATGCTCTCACTGGGATAGTTTAAAGAAAATTGAGTGACATGTTCACAAATATTTCTTTAGAAGTTTAACATGATATGGCCAACAATACTACATTGTGATTATATTGTGATTGTGAAATGTCTTGCAATGTACTTATATTGTTGTATTAATGCAGTCTGAAATTTGTAGATGCATTTCTAGATAATATTTCTAAAACTGTATGTCAAAAAATTATCTTGGATAACTGAGAAATCtgagaaaaataacaaacaacaaacttAGCAAACAAGGAAATTCAACTAAAATGACCTAattctcaggaaaaaaaaaattagctgtttgttttaaactttgAACTAAGAGCTTACAGGAAAGTAAGTAGTTACAAAGTCCAagttaacatttaataaataatgtttagcCCATAGACACTCTTACACTGGGGACACTGGCTGTGTATACCCACCTCTTTTTTGAAAGTATAGTCCGTTTTATATAGAAGTTTTCAGCTGAACCTGGCTCAACCACTGTAGATTaacattaaaaattatttatagctGTGAAATCCATTATAAAATCATTTAGATAAAACTAATCATGCTTCAGCTGTCATTATAAAGACAATTTCATAAGCCTACGTGACTGCACTTTTTAATTGGCTTTCTGTTTCAAATCTAAAGACTTCCAAATCGTCCCATGAATTGTGAACAGTCTATAAAGCTGGTGTGGATTTGGAAGTGAATAGCATGGTGGTGCGCTCAGTTACTGTGAAGTTTCAGACCTTTCAGACATTGTTAGACCTCTGGGTTCTCCTAATGTCTGAAAACATGCAGATTGGTGAATTGGATATGTTAAATGCTTAGGATGGTACTGtgtgaagtaccatgaaatagttttggacctcaagtccacatggacattctcactgtggttgatgggactacagttgctgcgatggccttgagactgcaaataccacatgcagttttacgcTCAGGtgtcctttggtgaacagtggattagttcaacaaagacttcatgtaaaaaccataatgaactttcttttactttcacgctatccgttgttacccagatgaggataggttcccttctgagtctggttcctctcaaggtttctttctcatatcatcttagggagtttttcctcaccaccgtctccaacGGCTTGCCCAATAGGGattaattcacacacttaaaatctgtatgctgtgtttatatgtttctgtaaagctgctttgagacaatgtccattgtaaaaagcgctatacaaataaaatttaattgaattgaaatttggCATCCCATCCGGTGTGAATTCTCCCCTCCTCGTGCCCAATGTCCCAggataagctctggatccactatgaccctgaccaggatagaacagttactgaagatgaatgaatgactgaaatgGAAGCGTATCTTGAGACGAGTTTAAAGTAGAGCCAAACAGTAGTTCAACATTaaccaaaaactgtcataatCTATGTACTTAAATTATTAACCAATCAAAGAGTAATCTATCCAAACAGTGAACAATGATGGAACCATCTTAAGCTGGCCATTCTTTAACGCTCACTCCCATGATGCAATAAACTTTGGGTTGTAATGATAACAAGTAAAAAAAGACACAGCCAGCATAACCTTTTCCTGTCTTCTTCAATgaccatggtgtgtgtgtacacactcacacatccatttTCCCTGTAAAACTCACCTGCAGTACTTTGGAAAAGcgaaaatgtgtaaatatttgtattagcataaaaagattcaacaacggagacataaactgaacaagtttcacaggcatctgaggaacagaaatggaataatgagtccctgaacaaaggggggggggggattttaaaTCCGTATTAAAATTGCAATCCTGATTCGTTTCTAAATTTGATTCAAGAACAGCATAGAGTCTGCAGCATTTGTACCCATGCAACCCCTGCATAAAACAGAGCGCCACTATTCCTCCTTTGTTgtaaccaaacacacacacacacacacacacacacacacctgaagcaCAGCGACtatacaggaaaaaaacaagagaatCAACATTGGAAACtgaatttttaaatgacttaaaCGCCCTCTTGTAGTGAGAAAGAACAAATTTGCCCTAATCAAATTTATGTAttgaatattaatttaacaattactaaacaaacaaagactaatgtatgaaataaacaaatgggCTGAGCAAGTCATGGTGGCACATGGCAACTCTTTCAAAACTCACCAGTGATGCATTACCAGGCCAGTGGTATGAATGTGCACATAATAGTCCCAGCTTGCAGAAATGTGTAAATTTATACAGAGTCTATAGGAAGTTGTGTTGCAAATTACATATACTgttgggtccataagtatttggacagcaacACAATTTGGTTTCCcatttttgcctctgtacaccaccacaatagatttgaaatgaagcaatcaccatgtgactgaagtgtagactttcggCTTTACttcaagggatttttttttttttttttttacatagtccatccattttcacaggctcaaaagtaattgagGGAGGGTGGGGGGAGGGGCTTACGGGTaatcatttattgttttatgtaaTCATTGTCATACAATTGCtgttgtgtaaaataaacatattgcACAACAACAAAATTGTTAGCAAAAAGAGGTAATTGAAATGACCAATGATTACATCTCTTATACAAGAGTTTTATTTATGagacaaaatgttttatgaaaTAAAGGTAGAAACAAATATGTTAATATCTTCTTGAAAAGCTGTCCGCCATTttgattattaattaaaatgagcTGAATCTAGAAACAGAAGCTTTTTCTTAGTAATTAACTAAATTGATCCTGTGACACATATCACAatgaaaaaaactgaaaactgaGTGTAACTTATCCAGAGAATAGCTGAGTTTTCACCTTTGTAATTTAAACCAGAGGAAATGCTTGGAAATTACACCTATGTTCATGAGTAATGtgaaatgttgacattttattattagaaaGATATGTACAAGCAGTAATGCCAGACTGTTACATGTATCTGtgtccttttctttttattggtTACGTTAATTGTCAGCTGTTTTAATTTGCAATATACATATCCTCTTAGTTTCTGCATTTGTGACATTGCATTGGTACTGAGGTCAGAATTTGGGTTTTGTGACAAGTACCAAGTACCAAGCCATCAAGAACACTGAGTACCTTCTACAAGTGAGAAATAGCAAAAATCTGGACAGTCTGGGAACCCAAGCACTGGTCTGGGAAACGCTTTTGCTCTAAAACACCCAAACACTCATAAGGGGTCATGGTAGCTCAGTGATCCAAGGACATCCAGGGAGCCATTGTTGTGTCTTTTGAAACACCATCTCGATTATCTCGAAGTTTGAATTGCAAAAACATATTGCATACAAGCATTATATGTAAGGATCTGTAGTTCATGGTCAGGCTAACCTTGTTCTTTCTAATTAAAACCATCCCACACACTGAGCTATGACAAGGACGATCCTGAATGAACTTACTGTACATTACATAATTGAGATTAGATGTCTATCACAAATGTAAAAGAATATATGCATTCAGAtaattttaccatttaaataCGCTTCATTTGTAATtcaaacaggaataaaacatgacaattGGTTACTAGCACAAAGTTCATTCCTTTCCAAAAACATGGAATCCTTAAGCTTTTTATCACAACAAACGGTAATCAGacatcatcatttttatttatattgttgtGGAATGTCAGTGACACAAGTTGGATCCTCTTATCACTTATATTACTGCAGGTATAAGTAGTCGTTCCCTCCCCAGCCTCTCATACGCAATCTCTTGAAgctaatgagacaaaaaatgcagcttatcatgttaATGAGAAACTACAAAGATCTCCATCCTAAAGACTTTCtcattttggacattttataggaacagttttacctctgaccgtttgcttgtatctttctcatttgtaagtcgctttggataaaagcgtctgctaagtgaataaatgtaatgtaatgtaatgtaatgtaatgtagaaaCCGCTAACACTGAAgacttccaaaaatgctaaataaacagcTCCTCACAGAAATTTTCACCttgtcaacaattacacacacttgtatctgtttatgtggaacatCCAGCAGTGTAATTTGTTTAGAGCATACTCAAAtgagtgtgttaatataaacctgtgatttgtcttgaaTCTGCTATAGAGtctgttatataaaattaatcaacacaacAGAATTGAGGAATCGACAATGCTGTAGTGTAAATGTGTGGAATAAGCAGGAATTTAAAAGAAAGCATATTTTATAAAAGCAGTTGCAGTTATATCATATGCTGtagtacacacatacaacaaGTATCATGTGAAAGTCAGCCTTTGTCTTTACCTCAGATGATACCTTGGTCATAATAATCCCATATCTGCCTATTGGCTTTTCCTTACTAACTGCAGGTCATAGTCCACCGTGTTATTACCTTCCAGAAAGCCCAATCCTGCTTCGTCATCACATAAGCACAGACATGTCAAGCTCCACGAAAAAACACTCGGAAAATTACCCATGCAATACACAGCAAATTATTCTCTCTgccacacacataaataaatagtggtGTAAGTGGTGTAAGATATAAAAtacttatttgtgtgtgtgtgtgtgtgtgtgtgtgtgtgtgtgtgtgtgtgtatgtgcgcgaCTTTTATTAAATGCTctgattcattgattcaaattattctgattctgattcaaaACCACCAGAAACTATCATCTGAAACGTCTTAAATTGTTCAGGAATCCCACAACactaaaaaaaccccccaaaacctGCTTAGTAAATTGGATCAATGGCTCATTGGCATATTTCAGTCTTGTGATATACATATCAGTATCTCAACGCTCACACTTGTAACAATGGCTAATAAAAGATACACACTGTATCTGTACTGTAGCCCAGATTTCATGTTTCCACTATGAAGTGAGAGCTTCATTAAAAGGTTTTACTTCAAACTATTACATAATACTGGAAGGTATTTACTATGTACTACATTTAAAAACTAACACATAGAACATACTTGTAAGTGGGTTCATACAAGAAAGGCTTGCCAAATTTAGACCCATTTTCTGCTTAAGGgcaattaataacattaaaaatgtgtgtaatataaacGACAGTGCAGGATTGTGCTCAGTGCTTTAATTAGTGCTTTAGCTTAACCAGCACTGTTTGCTGCACTCAGACAGAGACTAAagcaacaccacacacaccatcatttgTAGCCATGTTGACTCATGTTGGtcactttaactaacgctgtttCAGTATagtgatgaggtctaaatcccgacagaaatatttcatatatcTGTTACATAAGCCCTTCTCCTTCCATTCTGCAGTGCATGATGGTTTTTTACATGTTATTATAAAAAGTGTCCATTTTTCGCTTAGTTTAGTCAGTCATATTGGCCttctcagtgtgaacacactagaGATTACTCACAATACGTCTAAATTAGCAAACATGTCGATGAGATCTGAGATGGAGCGTGGGTAAATGTGAACCTGAAGAAAACATTCCTTATGGTTTCCATCTGGTTTTCTAccagaaaatgtacaaaataggttatgtacacttttctgaataaaaatctgaatttgaattaatcaaagaaaagaatgaaacaaaagtgAAGCTATTTTCATTTAGTGTTAGAAAGATTTTTGAGTAGATTTAGATTTTGAATACGGTTCTTAGAGACTGAGCACAAAATAACATACCGGTTTTAACACGTCACAGATCAGCAGCTCAGGTCcaataacagtgtgtgtgtgtgtgtgtgtgtgtgtgtgtgatgaaccAGTTAACGACAGTCCTCCCGTGTACCGACATCCAGAAAATCCACCATCACAGACAGAGCAGAAGCTCCAGCAGGCACAGTAGTCTGATATCTGACCCACTGTAGTGAGTAACAGGAGGAGGGAATTGTGTTTACACAGAGGAAACGCCCTGCTGTTCACTTCCACAATAAAGTTCAGCGCAGTCAGAGCTCAAAACCGGAACAATTCTAATCTCAGGGCCGCGTTTAAGTCATATCCTCAAAACGAAAACTATCTCAAGTTGCCAGATACCttacatttctgcttaattAACGCTTTCCTGcacagtgtttgtgtatataccTCTTATAATGTTTtagcttatttttttctttcccttttctaTCACGGTATTTCTACACCTGGATAATCCATCTActcttttaatgatatttagaaaatgtccaaatgcaCATGACATGCAATTTtgaccaattaaaaaaaaaatctggaaatataaaaaataataatgtaataatttataaattaaatatttatttatgtacagaaAGCTATTTTATCATAAGCTTCAACTGTACTTGCTGAGTCCTATATCCATAAatgtaaagtataaaaatatatttgttttgagGATATGGTTAATCTATAGATTAgtattatacactatacagttgttgttgtttttttttattattattaacgctATGCGGACATTCATACTACAGGCTATTTGTCCTTGAGTACTTGGCTCAGAGTACTCAAGCACGAACATTTAAAAGCCATCTCCGCAGAAAAGTCCTGCTCAGGTTCCAGCTGCTAAGACACTGACCAAGCTGTtcaaactggtagaccatctttgccAAATGGTAAGTTACTTTCCACCTTccttattaattgtttaaattaataaaaattctaATATAAACTTAAAACAAACTTGTCTATGATGTTGCATTTCGAAACAGAGACCTTCCTAAAAGCACATACCAGCTGGCAAAGTGTATGAACACAGAATGAGCACATCTGCTGAGCCAACATTTCttagatcttggagataaagggaaTGATGGATTATGATCTATAATTTCAAAATTCACATGGCTCACGGTTAGGGTTGTCATTCAATGGTCCCTAAAGTCCCACAATGTAATGTAACCTAAGCGTTCTTCAATTGGCTATTCTTATTTCAGAGGTTTAGAAGTGTAATTGTATTCAGATTTTCAGTTGGTTATATTCTTGGTATGTTTACATCATTTGTCATGTTAGGTTTAAGTAGATTAACATGCTATCTCTGTCATCTcaggcacttaaaaaaaaaaaagggtatttATTTAACTTGTTAGCTTGTTGTCAGCAAGCCATTGAAATAATGTCATTGTAGGTTTAGCTTTAGTTAGGTGTAgctaaacaaactaataaaacaaaaaacaaatagctaaagaaagaaagaaaaaaagaaagatggctATTAAggatatttaataaataaataaataaataaaatcagaacaAACAGTAGCAGATTCAtggctataataataataataataataataataataataataataataataagaggaagaagaagaagaggaagtagaatattgttatttttgttattctaaCTTAGACTAAATTTTATTAGTTAGAAGTAACAGATCCCTATAATTTAATGGCACTGAGGTGACAAACACTATAGTAGTAAATATTATCTGCTGAAGCTGCTTCAGAGTTTTAAAACTCATACCACCATACAAAATATTATGTCAAATTAGTATAGAAGAACAAGCTGCTATTTGACATAAAAAATTATTCACATACCTTTGTTTACATGTACTGGAGCTAGACACCCAGTCTCTCctggaatatttaaaaatgatttagagaaaattaatcgaATT contains:
- the LOC128613862 gene encoding kinesin light chain 1-like, which encodes MSTMVFCCEEKLERLTQEQIISKTKMVIQGLEALKSDHNVMLHSLMETIKCLNKDEEAGLVHEKSSLLHKSVEMIELGLEEAQVMTALAVHLSAVEAEKQKLRAQVRRLDQENKWLWEELSNVQQKLQKYEQSLVQLEEEKKHLEFMNQLKKYDPEVLLEDMEKEETSKDVMDELFPNDEEANQPGRRVSSAAVAAAQQGGYEVPARLKTLHNLVIQYANQGRYEVAVPLCKQALEDLERTLGHDHPDVATMLNILALVYREQSNFKEASRLLYDAVTIRERTLGEEHPSVAATLNNLAVLHGKMGKYIEAEPLCKRALELREKVLGRDHPDVAKQLNNLALVCQNQCKYDEVEYYYCRALEIYEKNLGQEDPNVAKTKNNLASCYLKQGKYKEAEILYKEILTQAHKKEFGTVDAENKPIWIYAEEGRGIHNAEFRGCQVTSPIINSAIRSLGALYRYEGKNEAAEIMEEYAMRTHKPGATVEPLKDVGRRRSASQYSVKYEPGAGGIVEWSGDGALKRAGSLGKMREVLRRSSEMLVKKLQETILQDSPNPNLKRAASLNYLNRTGDDYKAFQGGRAGRKLKDSRALSSSTVELFDGTEN